CGACTTAAGATTAGGTATAAtagctctgtcccaaaaaaataaataaaaaatgttgaaaaaaaaaatttaaaaaaaaaaaaaaaaggggcgcctgggtggcgcagtcggttaagcgtccgacttcagccaggtcacgatctcgcggtccgtgagttcgagccccgcgtcaggctctgggctgatggctcggagcctggagcctgtttccgattctgtgtctccctctctctctgcccctcccccgttcatgctctgtctctctctgtcccaaaaaaataaataaaaaatgttgaaaaaaaaaattttaaaaaaagattaggtATAATAGGTGTGGGTCTGCCAAACATGATTTCATAGGGCGTAAGGCCCAACTTGTATGGGGAGTTGCGAACCCTGTACAGAGCGTAGGGGAGTAACTCTACCCAATTAGCACCAGTCTCCATAGTCAATTTAGTAAGGGTCTCTTTTAgtgttctattcattctttctttttttttttttttttaattttttttttttcaatgttttttatttatttttgggacagagagagacagagcatgaacgggggaggggcaaagagagagggagacacagaatcggaaacaggctccaggctccgagccaccggcccagagcccgacgcggggctcgaactcacggaccgcgagatcgtgacctggctgaagtcggacgcttaaccgactgcgccacccaggtgcccctctattcattctttctacttgTCCTGAGCTTTGGGGCCGGTaggcacaatgtaatttccaatctGCCCCAAGTACGGAAGCCAATCCCTGACTTACCTTAGAAACAAATGCAGGTCCATTGTCTGACCCTATCATGactggaaaaccatacctgggcagGATTTCCTCTAGGATCTTTTTGGCTACTATCTGCGCCGTTTCCTTCTTGGTTGGGAAGGCTTCAGTCCATCCTGAAAAAGTGTCTATGAACACTAGTAAGTATTTATAGCCGTATTTGCCGGGCTTTACCTCGGTGAAGTCCACTTCCCAGTGGGCTCCTGGTATGGTTCCTCTTTTTCGGTGGCCTTGGGCTGTGGTATGTGGGTGCGCGTTTTGGAGTTGACATGTAGAACAGGCTGTCACAACCCTTTCTGTCTGGTCAGAGATGTTTTTTAATACCAGTTGAGATTGTCTGAAGAGATCCTGAAGTCTTCGGGGCCCCAAATGGGTAGAGTGGTGTATTTTTGTCAGGATTGCGTGGCCCAATTTTTCGGGAAGGATAAGGCGGTCTCTAGAGTCCCTCCACCATCCATCTGTAACTTGTGTCAT
This DNA window, taken from Neofelis nebulosa isolate mNeoNeb1 chromosome 4, mNeoNeb1.pri, whole genome shotgun sequence, encodes the following:
- the LOC131508630 gene encoding protein NYNRIN-like — translated: MRKLPMTQVTDGWWRDSRDRLILPEKLGHAILTKIHHSTHLGPRRLQDLFRQSQLVLKNISDQTERVVTACSTCQLQNAHPHTTAQGHRKRGTIPGAHWEVDFTEVKPGKYGYKYLLVFIDTFSGWTEAFPTKKETAQIVAKKILEEILPRYGFPVMIGSDNGPAFVSKVSQGLASVLGADWKLHCAYRPQSSGQVERM